CCAGTCGGAACTCCACATTCGTTGAATTGCTTTTCAGGGCATTGGCGCGGGCTTTCACGATCATCTCCGGGGTCATGTCCACACCGATAACCCATCCGGTTTTACCGACCTTTTCCGCGGCGAGAAAACAATCCAAACCCGGCCCTGAGCCGAGATCGAGAACTATCTCCCCTTCCCGGAGTGACGCGAACGCTGTCGGATTCCCGCAGCCGAGACCCAGGTTGGCCTCCTCCGGAACCTTTTCCAGTTCCTTATCATCATAGCCTATTTTCCTTGTAATGGCCGGACCGCAGGAAGAAGGTCCGCACCCGCAGCCGCAGCCTTCTTTCTGGGCAATGGTACCGTAGGTTTTCTTCAATACTTTTTTCAGGTCTTCGTTATCCATGGTAGAAACCTTTCTTTGTTTGTCTGAACCTTTGATTTACATGATTATGGGATTAACTTGATTGATAAATATGACGACATATTTTATTGCGTTTCCTTTCATATTAGATGCCGAAACGGTTGCTAAAAGATGCGCTGCGCTTTCATCGTTCCCGCGAAGCGGCAACAAGTTCGGCATGACACGTGTCATCCTGAACTCGTTTCAGGATCTAAACACTCAAAACATGTGTAATTATTTATGTTATCGGGAAATCCTTTAATCCAACGAATCATGGTTCAGATTTATTTACGAACTTTTTATTCTGAATCCTGTCCTTTACTAAGGCATCGTTACTCCAAAAATATTCTGCATCGACAGGTATATCCCGACAACAATTAAGACCATCCCCGTAATTCTCCTTGCCCAGCGCTCGAAATGATTGAGCAAGTGGAAAGCCTTCCCCACCGATTTTGCGCTGAACGCCAGGAGCACGGCAAACAAAAGAACCGGGAGCCCCGTTCCGATACCGTAGAGAACGGGCATGGCGACCGGCGATCCCTGCTTGACTGCCAATGGTATCAGGCTCCCGAAAAAGAGAGCCGCCGACACGGGGCAGAAGGCAAGGGCAAACACGATACCCATGAAACCGGCGCTCCAGGCATCGGTTCTTTTTGCAAATCTTTCCCCGTTCACATTAACTCCCGTCCAAATAAGGTTCAGGGGAATGATTCCCAACATAAGAACGCCGGTCAGAAAAAGAAGAGGGCCGAGGATTTTTCCCATGTTTTGCTGGAGAAAGAAAGAAATAACCGGTATGGACAAAAGTCCTGTCACAGTAATAATACCGATTACAAGGTAGGTCAGCACCCTTCCGGCAGTATACGTCAAACCGGAAAAGAGAACGCTCCCGATGTTCCCAACCCTCTTCCCGATAAAAGAAATAGCGGCGATGTTGGTAGTCAGCGGGCAGGGGCTCAGGGAGGTAAGTACGCCCAGCCATAAAGCGGTAACGATGCCTGTCAGCGGGGATTCCATCAGCCCTTCACTGTAAATGATTTTACTTCATCGATAATATAAGCCATGAATGTTTTCTGATCACCCAAAAGCGCCCAGACTTTGTCCAGATTTTTCCAACTCACCTGTTTGCCGTCCCGGATTTT
The genomic region above belongs to Candidatus Latescibacter sp. and contains:
- a CDS encoding aromatic aminobenezylarsenical efflux permease ArsG family transporter codes for the protein MESPLTGIVTALWLGVLTSLSPCPLTTNIAAISFIGKRVGNIGSVLFSGLTYTAGRVLTYLVIGIITVTGLLSIPVISFFLQQNMGKILGPLLFLTGVLMLGIIPLNLIWTGVNVNGERFAKRTDAWSAGFMGIVFALAFCPVSAALFFGSLIPLAVKQGSPVAMPVLYGIGTGLPVLLFAVLLAFSAKSVGKAFHLLNHFERWARRITGMVLIVVGIYLSMQNIFGVTMP